Proteins found in one Vallitalea guaymasensis genomic segment:
- a CDS encoding response regulator transcription factor — MLTVLIADDEYFIRQRLKKIIDWEELKLEFIGEAENGNEVIDKISNTQVDILMLDIKMPIKSGIQVAEYIMTNNINTKIIILTGYNDFDYAQKAVKFKVEDYLLKPINKETLNEALLSCKNTILKSIEKQQKIYDYNNYQKRTHLYNTILDFNNIHSLYKKYPDIKNYDSLLFIGVFCPEDHDNYISSFINHLSKHFNELNKKTVLAQSFKENESVSIIQLIIKSKSAIKINYINQLITNYITDSVNVFISIGDFIPINENWTRNYNLVWNLLYQRYFIDDNIILSKNSLSLNKNKPKSIAIRKKLLLCLNSKNSRDLTKLINDIFINIRKNASKDYLILSLTEIFVTLQINFPDQINSKRCINSFVQELISEDYSLQHLQDIVVAYTNQCMDYVNHEKPSNTSLVNRVIKYIQKTYADPTLSVAEISDFFELTPTYLGSIFKKIAGQSILQYITELRMEQAKKLLNTNKYNVTEISQMVGYSDVFYFSKKFKKIHGCSPKHYSS, encoded by the coding sequence ATGTTAACTGTTTTAATTGCTGATGATGAATATTTTATTAGACAAAGATTAAAGAAAATTATTGACTGGGAAGAATTAAAACTAGAATTCATTGGTGAAGCAGAAAATGGAAATGAAGTTATAGATAAAATAAGTAATACTCAAGTTGATATACTCATGTTGGATATAAAAATGCCTATAAAATCGGGAATTCAAGTAGCTGAATATATTATGACTAATAATATCAACACTAAAATCATTATATTAACTGGTTACAACGATTTTGATTATGCTCAAAAAGCCGTTAAGTTCAAGGTAGAAGATTATCTATTAAAACCTATCAATAAGGAAACATTGAATGAAGCACTTCTTTCATGCAAGAATACTATACTCAAATCTATAGAAAAACAGCAAAAGATATATGATTATAATAATTACCAAAAGCGTACACATTTATATAATACCATCTTGGATTTTAATAATATCCACAGCCTATATAAAAAATATCCTGATATCAAAAATTATGATTCATTGCTCTTTATAGGTGTATTCTGTCCAGAAGATCATGATAATTACATATCATCATTCATAAATCATTTATCAAAGCACTTTAACGAGTTAAATAAAAAAACTGTTTTAGCTCAATCATTTAAAGAAAACGAATCAGTATCAATAATTCAATTAATAATCAAAAGTAAATCTGCAATTAAGATTAATTATATTAATCAACTAATAACCAATTATATAACTGACTCTGTTAATGTTTTTATATCTATTGGTGATTTTATACCTATAAACGAGAATTGGACTAGAAACTATAATCTAGTATGGAATCTTCTTTATCAGAGATATTTTATTGATGATAATATTATATTAAGCAAAAATTCATTGTCACTTAATAAAAATAAGCCAAAATCAATTGCTATAAGAAAAAAATTATTATTATGCTTGAATTCCAAGAATTCCAGAGACCTTACCAAATTGATAAATGATATCTTCATTAATATTAGAAAAAATGCTTCTAAAGATTATCTTATCTTGTCATTAACTGAAATATTTGTTACTCTACAGATAAATTTTCCTGACCAGATTAATTCTAAGAGATGTATTAACAGTTTTGTGCAAGAATTAATATCCGAAGACTATTCTCTACAACATCTACAAGATATAGTTGTAGCTTACACTAATCAATGTATGGATTACGTCAATCACGAAAAACCATCCAATACATCTTTAGTCAATAGGGTGATTAAGTATATACAGAAAACCTATGCAGACCCTACTCTATCTGTAGCTGAGATATCGGATTTCTTTGAACTGACTCCTACTTACTTAGGAAGTATATTCAAAAAAATAGCTGGCCAGTCCATTCTGCAATATATTACGGAACTTAGAATGGAACAAGCCAAAAAACTTCTTAATACCAATAAATACAATGTCACTGAGATATCACAGATGGTTGGATACTCTGATGTATTCTACTTCAGTAAAAAGTTCAAGAAGATTCACGGATGCTCTCCTAAGCATTATTCTTCTTAA
- a CDS encoding sensor histidine kinase, which yields MTAFSKKVHTLSINTKIFLSIILTSAIIISLIFIITSTIIVSRQFDLTTTSSLNELNYISKQLEFSLTTVENFGKTIAVDPIVQELASKYYRKDQAFTYLDSIALKNRIDTIIQSTKFIHSVSIYSCDRSLLATTDTSATPPDILGIDISKNIWVSREKMLPYMVKDTINVVSYLQDFYSYDLGQLLGYIEISIPETAISDIYSYNTKHGYGNQFILDKYGLIKSTDGFYKLYQYYVNFLDVVENESSGYTFLEDNIVFYRYFPKLDWYIMHEINRNFFLKPFFTIILLSALIALCGIALATIFSHKISKTITSPIHKLIGHIQHVIKGNWEPMEELQVGEEIGFLYGEFNKMLTAQSKLTNDLIKEQKMKQKLSLDLLQQQINPHFLYNALDNICSLAEIDEKEKLTDIVMNLSQFYREILNKGSSFITIENELSIIESYLHIMLIRYYNKFEYTIDCPDSLKDKICLKLLLQPIVENSIYHGIKEIEGKGIIRISVRESDNKIIFTVTDNGIGITKERLATIWSENESSFGITNIDKRVKLYYGKDYGLNITSEPCMGCEVTVTIPKRDKI from the coding sequence ATGACTGCATTCTCAAAAAAAGTACATACTCTATCAATAAACACAAAGATTTTTCTAAGTATCATATTGACCTCTGCAATTATTATTTCCCTGATTTTTATTATAACATCAACCATTATTGTATCTCGTCAATTTGACCTTACAACAACTTCTTCATTGAATGAATTGAATTATATATCCAAGCAACTTGAATTCTCTCTCACTACAGTTGAGAACTTTGGTAAAACTATAGCTGTAGACCCCATAGTTCAAGAATTGGCAAGTAAATATTATAGAAAAGACCAAGCCTTCACATATCTGGATTCCATTGCTCTAAAAAATAGAATTGATACAATAATCCAATCAACAAAATTTATTCATTCTGTATCAATCTATAGCTGTGACAGAAGCCTCCTTGCTACAACAGATACATCTGCTACTCCACCGGATATACTAGGTATTGATATATCCAAAAACATATGGGTATCAAGAGAAAAGATGCTGCCATATATGGTAAAAGATACAATTAATGTTGTATCATATCTACAAGATTTTTACAGCTATGATCTGGGACAGTTATTAGGATATATTGAAATATCAATTCCTGAAACTGCTATATCAGATATATACAGCTATAATACCAAACACGGTTATGGTAATCAATTCATTCTAGATAAATATGGTTTAATCAAGAGTACAGATGGTTTTTATAAGTTATATCAATACTACGTCAATTTTCTTGATGTTGTTGAAAATGAATCCTCAGGATATACTTTTTTAGAAGACAATATTGTTTTCTATAGATATTTTCCCAAACTGGACTGGTATATAATGCATGAAATAAATAGAAATTTCTTTTTGAAGCCATTTTTTACTATTATACTGCTTTCTGCACTAATAGCCTTGTGCGGTATAGCACTAGCCACTATTTTCTCTCATAAGATATCAAAAACCATTACTTCACCAATTCACAAACTAATTGGTCATATACAACATGTAATCAAAGGGAATTGGGAACCAATGGAAGAATTGCAGGTAGGTGAAGAGATAGGATTCCTTTATGGTGAATTCAACAAGATGCTTACAGCCCAATCAAAATTAACTAACGATTTGATAAAAGAGCAAAAAATGAAGCAAAAATTATCACTAGACCTACTACAACAGCAGATAAACCCTCATTTTCTATACAACGCACTTGACAATATCTGTTCTCTTGCAGAAATAGATGAAAAAGAAAAACTTACGGACATAGTAATGAATCTTTCTCAGTTCTATAGAGAAATATTGAATAAAGGCAGCTCTTTCATAACTATAGAAAATGAATTATCCATCATAGAATCATATTTGCACATTATGCTGATCAGGTATTATAATAAATTCGAATATACTATTGATTGTCCTGACTCCTTAAAAGATAAAATCTGTCTGAAACTGTTGTTGCAGCCAATTGTTGAAAATAGTATATATCATGGTATAAAAGAAATTGAAGGAAAAGGTATAATAAGAATCAGTGTCAGAGAATCAGATAATAAGATAATATTCACTGTTACTGATAATGGTATTGGAATTACCAAGGAACGATTAGCGACTATTTGGAGTGAAAACGAAAGCAGTTTTGGAATAACTAATATAGATAAGAGAGTGAAATTATATTATGGTAAAGATTATGGACTTAATATTACCAGTGAACCCTGTATGGGCTGTGAAGTAACAGTAACTATTCCTAAACGAGACAAAATATAA
- a CDS encoding AraC family transcriptional regulator, with protein sequence MNKKTGVNERCVVDFSVIDKEFSFKLGKVNYIKARQPLDAHIHENKIELVYIVKGEQIYNVKDKDYVVRSGECFIVYADELHSTGCNPEDKAYFYYFIIDLNKHKNNLIGYGDIEGDNIVKLINNSEDRVFKASTRISEIFDNLIKVPFRNVPYKKTIIRNLVSELLLNIIECKNTQNRDYYSNTMQNITDYIEENIYSNISISELADICRLSETRFKTKFKNQFSMPPHEYILRRKIGTAKILLSTTDMTITDVAFTLSFSSSQYFATVFKRFTCMSPKDYKKIYYKK encoded by the coding sequence GTGAATAAGAAAACTGGTGTTAATGAACGTTGCGTTGTGGATTTTTCAGTTATTGATAAAGAATTCTCTTTTAAATTAGGGAAAGTAAACTATATAAAAGCAAGGCAGCCTCTAGATGCACATATTCATGAGAATAAAATTGAATTAGTGTATATTGTAAAGGGCGAACAGATATATAATGTCAAAGACAAGGATTATGTAGTTAGAAGTGGTGAATGTTTTATAGTATATGCTGACGAACTTCATAGTACAGGCTGTAATCCAGAAGATAAAGCCTATTTCTATTATTTTATCATAGACCTTAATAAGCATAAGAATAACTTAATAGGCTACGGAGATATTGAAGGAGATAATATTGTCAAATTGATTAATAACAGTGAAGATAGAGTATTCAAAGCATCAACAAGAATCTCTGAAATATTTGATAATCTGATAAAAGTTCCCTTTAGAAATGTTCCATATAAAAAAACCATCATCAGAAATCTGGTTTCAGAATTACTCTTGAACATAATAGAATGCAAGAATACTCAAAATAGAGATTATTATAGCAATACTATGCAAAACATAACAGATTACATAGAAGAAAACATCTACAGCAACATTAGTATTTCTGAACTAGCAGATATTTGCAGGCTATCTGAAACACGATTCAAGACTAAGTTCAAAAACCAATTCAGTATGCCTCCTCATGAATATATTCTAAGAAGAAAAATAGGCACAGCCAAGATTCTATTAAGCACGACTGATATGACAATAACTGATGTGGCATTCACCCTATCCTTTTCCTCCAGTCAATATTTTGCAACCGTTTTCAAAAGATTTACCTGTATGAGTCCAAAAGACTATAAAAAAATATATTATAAAAAATAA
- a CDS encoding glycosyl hydrolase family 98 C-terminal domain-containing protein, translating to MKRIVSLFIISVFLFSYMSSVFNINNDVQASTPLRRPISEDNPLFFYNIYYGDQGPDNIEAFWNILPDDVKDYFAIMILPESPYNYTEVNRNWIESMLDKAQELGVPVIIQNESFNTHSNIPKSYYSQLFDEYSVLIGLCIAELSVANLGVVTPDASTIQSMKDTIDTVAAKGGYFIWQDMATFTTHVFLKIGADNELFNKFKDNSEHIIIMDKHNGKSKRFVTPAAAMGLWLSDLAGNWGSNSEDWLWAEAGYSRLYEEPESVIWTDIFRKDEWKKVFTFPDAQYGVDWLQDMAFGANVFSLECPYHGFTSMESDQLTPAFNNVVLPLIRKMINDSIIPSKQEVYDKVKVAFHPTEQKPGALEDDEFFKKLYGADNSEHEWMPSNGRYFGIPILPVLSGEDEMNHFTSILHSNKYDGHFPSVYEKVNLMNSIYHSIGTGDSWFVNVDDNWFIANPHENENVATTFEFPLKINTCTSISGQIDPHTFSIIEEGENSLDIHLSNYRIDAETDVWNNPNYEFKNDIKEYVRNQYIANPTDDELRQSIIKIKGATDGEPSITSIEGNNGYNYSASWDEALKEYTITVNHNGPVDITVNATGINEDTTSKNIAPFAHVSTSSYENGDNIDEYAIDGSMNTRWNAAHSDQAGSWMKLEFDKKVTFNKVVIKEFLDRMTGYELQYWDGIQWVNIAAATNVDNSVHTFDFDPVTANKVRLYVTETKKDSNGWGSEPSIYEFELYSESDEIPVSDLGYNLAANKNVSCSSYHNNDDFYKANNVTDNNLMSRWNAAGGTGPGEWLEIDFGEPTTFSKIVLREFLDRITGYKLQYLDGNDWIDITEDSTIGHYCINIFEPIESSKVRLYITSSKTDSCGWGRDPSIYEFEVYN from the coding sequence ATGAAACGAATTGTAAGTCTTTTCATAATATCGGTTTTTTTATTTAGTTATATGTCTAGTGTGTTCAATATCAATAATGATGTTCAAGCGTCAACACCTCTTAGAAGACCTATATCGGAAGATAATCCTTTATTTTTCTATAATATATATTATGGAGATCAGGGACCAGATAATATTGAAGCATTTTGGAATATATTACCTGATGATGTCAAAGATTACTTTGCTATCATGATATTGCCTGAATCTCCTTACAATTATACTGAAGTCAATAGGAACTGGATTGAAAGCATGTTGGATAAAGCACAAGAATTAGGTGTTCCTGTAATTATCCAAAATGAATCCTTCAATACTCATAGTAATATACCAAAATCCTATTATTCACAGTTGTTTGATGAGTATTCTGTACTTATTGGATTATGTATTGCAGAGCTTAGTGTTGCCAATCTAGGTGTAGTTACGCCAGATGCCAGTACAATACAATCTATGAAGGATACTATTGATACTGTAGCAGCCAAAGGTGGTTATTTCATATGGCAGGATATGGCTACCTTTACTACACATGTTTTTCTTAAGATAGGAGCTGATAATGAGCTCTTCAATAAATTCAAGGATAACAGTGAGCATATTATTATTATGGATAAGCACAATGGAAAAAGTAAGCGTTTTGTTACACCAGCGGCGGCAATGGGATTATGGTTATCGGACTTAGCAGGCAATTGGGGAAGCAATTCAGAAGACTGGTTATGGGCTGAAGCAGGTTATTCAAGATTGTATGAAGAACCTGAATCTGTTATATGGACAGATATATTCAGAAAAGATGAATGGAAGAAAGTATTCACATTCCCAGATGCCCAATATGGAGTGGACTGGTTACAGGATATGGCATTTGGTGCCAATGTTTTTTCATTGGAATGTCCTTACCATGGTTTTACATCTATGGAATCAGACCAGTTGACACCAGCATTCAATAATGTTGTTCTACCACTGATTAGAAAAATGATTAACGATTCTATTATTCCAAGTAAACAGGAAGTATATGATAAAGTCAAGGTTGCATTCCATCCAACTGAGCAGAAGCCAGGTGCATTAGAGGATGATGAATTCTTCAAGAAATTGTATGGTGCTGATAATAGTGAGCATGAATGGATGCCTTCCAATGGAAGATATTTTGGAATACCAATATTACCTGTTTTATCAGGTGAAGATGAGATGAATCATTTTACTAGTATTCTTCATTCTAATAAATATGATGGTCATTTTCCATCTGTTTATGAAAAGGTCAACCTTATGAATTCTATTTATCATTCTATAGGGACTGGTGATTCTTGGTTTGTAAATGTTGATGATAACTGGTTTATTGCTAACCCTCATGAGAATGAGAATGTTGCTACTACTTTTGAGTTTCCTCTTAAAATAAATACCTGTACAAGTATCAGTGGACAGATTGACCCTCATACCTTCAGCATTATCGAAGAAGGTGAAAATTCTCTTGATATACATCTTAGCAATTATCGTATTGATGCTGAAACAGATGTATGGAATAATCCTAATTATGAATTTAAAAATGATATCAAAGAGTATGTTCGTAATCAGTATATTGCTAATCCTACAGATGATGAACTTCGCCAGAGTATCATTAAGATTAAGGGAGCTACAGATGGCGAACCAAGTATAACTAGTATAGAGGGTAATAATGGTTATAATTATTCTGCATCTTGGGACGAAGCACTAAAAGAATATACAATAACAGTAAATCATAATGGACCAGTTGATATAACAGTTAATGCAACAGGGATTAACGAGGATACTACCAGTAAAAACATTGCTCCTTTTGCACATGTAAGTACTTCCAGCTACGAAAACGGGGATAACATAGATGAGTATGCTATTGATGGTTCTATGAACACAAGATGGAATGCGGCACATAGTGACCAAGCAGGTTCATGGATGAAGCTTGAATTTGACAAAAAAGTTACATTCAATAAAGTTGTAATTAAAGAATTTCTGGATAGGATGACTGGATATGAGCTTCAATATTGGGATGGAATCCAGTGGGTTAATATTGCAGCTGCAACTAATGTTGATAATTCAGTACATACTTTTGATTTTGATCCAGTAACGGCTAATAAAGTAAGGCTATATGTAACAGAGACTAAAAAAGATTCCAATGGATGGGGAAGTGAACCATCAATATATGAATTTGAATTATACAGTGAGAGTGATGAGATTCCAGTAAGTGATCTAGGATATAATCTTGCTGCTAATAAGAATGTAAGCTGTTCCAGTTATCACAATAATGACGATTTCTATAAAGCCAATAATGTAACTGATAATAACCTTATGTCTAGATGGAATGCGGCAGGGGGTACTGGACCTGGTGAATGGCTGGAAATTGATTTTGGTGAGCCTACTACTTTCAGTAAGATTGTATTGAGAGAATTTTTGGATAGGATAACAGGTTATAAGTTACAATACCTGGATGGTAATGATTGGATAGATATTACTGAAGATTCAACTATAGGTCATTATTGTATCAATATATTTGAACCTATAGAATCAAGTAAGGTAAGATTATATATTACATCATCTAAAACAGACTCTTGTGGTTGGGGCAGAGACCCATCAATATATGAGTTTGAGGTTTATAATTAG
- the ltaE gene encoding low-specificity L-threonine aldolase, with the protein MIDLRSDTVTNPTTKMREAMYNAVVGDDVYGDDPTVNELEEYAAKLVGKEAALFVPSGTFGNQVSLLTHCNRGDEVILGDDCHIVQHEVGSSSVIAGVQLRTLTSNKGILDVEEIKSKIREDDLHYPKTGLICVENAHSNGRVIPIEVLKEIYSVAKNHDIPIHLDGARLFNAAAALDVEAKEITGYCDSVMFCLSKGLCAPVGSIVAGTKTFIDKARKNRKLMGGGLRQSGILAAAGLVALKDMTKRLHIDHENAKNLAAKLNDLDNIQVFLEDTHINMVFFKITKDIDYDDIISYYNKKDIKVNGPENGIMRFVTNNDVSEKDVDYIVECTNEYLNK; encoded by the coding sequence ATGATTGATTTGAGAAGTGATACGGTAACTAATCCAACAACTAAGATGAGAGAAGCTATGTATAATGCTGTTGTCGGAGATGATGTCTATGGAGATGACCCTACAGTAAATGAGTTGGAGGAATATGCTGCCAAGTTAGTTGGTAAAGAGGCTGCTTTATTCGTACCAAGTGGAACTTTTGGAAACCAAGTTTCTCTACTAACACATTGTAATCGTGGGGATGAAGTGATATTAGGGGATGATTGTCATATAGTACAACATGAGGTTGGTTCATCATCTGTAATTGCAGGTGTTCAACTTAGAACTCTTACAAGTAACAAGGGAATATTGGATGTAGAAGAGATAAAAAGTAAAATAAGGGAAGACGACTTGCATTATCCAAAAACAGGTCTTATATGTGTGGAAAATGCTCATTCCAATGGAAGAGTCATACCAATAGAAGTATTAAAAGAAATATATTCAGTTGCCAAAAATCATGATATACCAATACATCTGGATGGTGCAAGGTTATTTAATGCGGCAGCTGCACTTGACGTAGAGGCAAAAGAGATTACTGGATATTGTGATTCTGTAATGTTCTGTTTGTCAAAAGGTCTATGTGCTCCAGTTGGTTCCATTGTAGCAGGAACTAAAACTTTTATTGACAAAGCCAGAAAGAATCGAAAACTTATGGGTGGTGGATTACGACAATCTGGTATATTAGCAGCGGCTGGATTGGTAGCATTGAAAGACATGACAAAGCGTTTGCATATTGACCATGAAAATGCTAAGAATTTGGCAGCTAAATTAAATGACTTAGACAATATTCAAGTGTTCTTGGAAGATACTCACATCAATATGGTATTCTTCAAGATAACTAAGGATATAGATTATGATGATATAATTAGTTATTACAATAAAAAAGATATCAAAGTTAATGGCCCTGAAAATGGTATTATGCGTTTTGTAACCAATAATGATGTCAGCGAAAAAGATGTTGATTATATAGTTGAATGTACTAATGAGTATCTGAACAAGTAG
- a CDS encoding ABC transporter substrate-binding protein: MKKIIALLLVLTMGIGLTACGSKDTSKDTSKDSKDEKIEIRLLTRSAGPSMSAQIFRDILKDFEEKHPDVVIIDESQGDESSFNNKLKTDIASGTLPNIFRIQGVSNLGEYIKNGMIMNMDPIYEADKEWSQGLTEGAVNYYKVPGFDGSYGVPAESGLIGVFYNEVVLKEAGIDKFPETWNELKAAIEKIKAINKTPIALGAKSTYMAGHLHNNILYKWLGADAPKALGDRTMKWTDSEVVETLSYVKELYDMGAFPEGVAGLSDDIVITQFLKGEAAMIITGPWNIGKFTSEEETEYYNDIKIAKFPYFEDKPQFKDHDMQSINPFMINGKLEGKEKEYTIELMKMLTSADAAKRYAEEAQSIMPRNDMVLDEGSLSKLFQDVVELSGTSTGIAVDVFDFDPLASMQDRTRNSIVGMFVGNTPEQAAQEIQAEIYKSK, encoded by the coding sequence ATGAAAAAAATTATTGCGTTACTTTTAGTATTGACAATGGGTATTGGTTTAACAGCTTGTGGTAGCAAAGACACTTCAAAAGATACATCCAAAGATTCGAAAGATGAAAAGATTGAAATTAGACTTTTGACAAGATCAGCAGGACCAAGTATGTCAGCACAGATTTTTAGAGATATCCTAAAGGATTTTGAAGAAAAGCATCCCGATGTAGTGATAATTGATGAATCACAAGGTGATGAATCCTCTTTCAACAACAAATTAAAAACAGATATAGCATCAGGAACATTACCTAATATTTTTAGGATTCAAGGAGTATCTAATCTTGGTGAATACATTAAGAATGGTATGATAATGAATATGGACCCTATATACGAAGCTGATAAGGAGTGGAGCCAAGGTTTGACAGAAGGTGCTGTCAATTATTATAAGGTTCCAGGCTTTGATGGTTCATATGGTGTACCAGCTGAATCAGGGTTAATAGGAGTCTTCTATAACGAAGTAGTTCTAAAAGAAGCAGGAATTGATAAATTCCCTGAGACATGGAATGAGTTAAAAGCTGCAATTGAAAAAATAAAAGCAATCAATAAAACTCCAATAGCTCTTGGAGCAAAATCAACTTACATGGCGGGACATCTACATAATAACATTTTATACAAATGGTTAGGAGCAGATGCACCAAAGGCTCTTGGTGACAGAACTATGAAATGGACAGATTCAGAAGTTGTGGAAACACTTAGCTATGTAAAAGAATTATATGATATGGGTGCTTTTCCAGAGGGTGTTGCAGGCTTAAGTGATGATATTGTAATTACTCAATTCTTAAAAGGTGAAGCGGCTATGATTATTACTGGTCCTTGGAACATTGGAAAATTCACTAGTGAAGAAGAGACTGAGTATTATAATGATATCAAGATTGCAAAATTCCCATATTTTGAAGATAAACCTCAATTCAAAGATCATGATATGCAATCCATCAATCCTTTCATGATTAATGGAAAATTGGAAGGTAAGGAAAAAGAATATACCATAGAGTTAATGAAAATGCTAACATCTGCTGATGCAGCGAAAAGATATGCAGAAGAAGCGCAGAGTATCATGCCTAGAAATGATATGGTACTTGATGAAGGCTCTCTAAGCAAGTTATTCCAAGATGTTGTAGAGTTGAGCGGAACATCTACAGGTATTGCAGTTGATGTATTTGATTTTGACCCATTAGCATCTATGCAGGATAGAACAAGAAACTCAATCGTAGGTATGTTCGTGGGTAATACACCAGAACAAGCGGCTCAAGAGATTCAAGCAGAAATTTATAAATCAAAATAA
- a CDS encoding uroporphyrinogen decarboxylase family protein yields the protein MINKINYQKAVRFERPDYIPMTFHINDACWEHYPQEELFELMETHKFLFPDFKRPKGVYKPVFANCARKNEPFVDDWGCLWETSMDGITGTVTKHPLADWGAFTDYKAPDPTKCMGIGKIDWNKAAEDIRRIKENGDLVYRGLRHGHTFLQLCDIRGYQNLIFDMVDNHPNLVKLIDMVEEFNSYIVNKYLEIGVDVMGYAEDLGMQKGPMISPDYFKQYIKPSYERLMKPARDKGVIVHMHSDGDLHDLIDDLIDGGVEVINMQDNTNGVDWIADKFAGKVCIELDIDRQFITPNGTPKEVDTLIREEVEKIGRKEGGLMMIYGLYPGIPLENVKALMDAMEKYAFYY from the coding sequence ATGATTAATAAAATAAATTATCAAAAAGCAGTAAGGTTCGAAAGACCTGATTATATCCCTATGACATTTCATATCAATGATGCTTGTTGGGAGCATTATCCTCAAGAAGAACTATTTGAATTAATGGAAACACATAAATTCCTGTTTCCTGATTTCAAGAGACCAAAAGGGGTCTACAAACCTGTATTCGCTAATTGTGCACGTAAAAATGAGCCATTTGTAGATGATTGGGGTTGCTTATGGGAAACATCAATGGATGGAATTACAGGTACTGTAACTAAGCATCCGTTAGCTGATTGGGGAGCTTTTACTGACTATAAAGCACCAGACCCTACAAAGTGTATGGGTATAGGTAAAATTGATTGGAATAAAGCAGCCGAAGATATTAGAAGAATCAAGGAGAATGGAGATTTGGTTTATAGAGGACTACGTCATGGACATACTTTTCTTCAATTATGTGATATAAGAGGGTATCAAAACCTTATTTTTGATATGGTTGATAATCATCCTAATCTTGTAAAATTAATTGATATGGTTGAAGAATTCAACAGTTATATCGTTAATAAATACCTTGAAATAGGTGTTGATGTGATGGGTTATGCAGAGGATCTTGGAATGCAGAAAGGACCTATGATATCACCTGATTATTTTAAGCAATATATAAAACCAAGTTATGAGAGACTAATGAAACCAGCTCGTGATAAAGGAGTTATTGTCCATATGCACTCTGATGGGGATTTGCATGATCTAATTGATGATCTTATTGATGGTGGAGTAGAAGTTATAAACATGCAGGATAATACAAATGGTGTTGATTGGATAGCAGATAAGTTCGCTGGAAAAGTTTGTATAGAGCTTGATATTGATAGACAATTCATTACTCCTAATGGTACTCCAAAGGAGGTTGATACACTTATTAGAGAAGAGGTAGAAAAAATAGGAAGAAAAGAAGGCGGTCTCATGATGATCTATGGACTTTATCCTGGAATCCCTTTGGAAAATGTTAAAGCGTTGATGGATGCAATGGAGAAGTACGCTTTTTATTACTAA